A single genomic interval of Daucus carota subsp. sativus chromosome 1, DH1 v3.0, whole genome shotgun sequence harbors:
- the LOC108203703 gene encoding uncharacterized protein LOC108203703 — protein MVQRKLGIQADHVASEKGSSPSQNQDNMHNKGADLKKRMKKTRSAKLSGSESLGSIPPSRKNEVLQTGKPPTSDHVKTRAATPLRQSPVKAPEESPNYMKSTSCFDARKEQSQVSPQTPQSVVIRKSTVSPMKSNNSRHSSDSDYKTVGGLARTSNLKLVRTLTKTPSFKPARASTKKYSPIALCEEFDVQKPTCSSTLKDSKFPTYLELSSGATESEGTSAMKVCPYTYCSLNGHHHAPVPPLKSFLAAKRRVMKAQKIMKLGCLSPRRAKSSCLSPRRAKSSCLSPRRAKSSRLSPRRAKSSREPMIKIEARQVILAKIPPTKKKDFSTKPETPLMHEKKTDHFVNIYSNDGDGTSKGNTPESLIVKAPCSVVEFENNPDQSCGKIAMMNDILFFNQNGEASADIHPVPVVKEDTRLGWLSTQSNSDEESQENSQHGQSDADASDMEWEAGYHCEPDPPNLPVLKVKATDVHNGSEFELISKPINDVDNSFEDMLAEEVGVGSYDEKSVSSGVWSVDSDSDMDGLYTNMFFGESCLAYSEQTQGRLYLTTDALDDSTGEEDGLSELIVTLGKEITSTHHTEEFQAASEEKKQVPESSDEASQEQYVSWLLQNHNCNLVQDFKEQDQDETHDDYNKVPNNMVAFQFDLTSESRFSNVVSDESFPAKTKNEEAGQEEHDQKISIVEARDGIEEKEVLVTELLHGIRTSESLKDCEQKQPIADAKDGMEEKEQLPAAKSFIEIQPFEILQEFSDPIQDIIAVSSDQSNQTEVSIKSKTNQTYAEELAQDQTDTCKFTRCKYSEDQKHSGGTGLRATPNQSLEPNAEEGEFKTEPDTAETSLIVTDSTNTQKSDCISNASSESNGQALKTVENSGWTYGSRKSVAELEDIRDFNPREPNYLPVQPDPESEKVDLRHQMIDERRNAEEWMVDYALRQAVTKLAPARKRKVSLLVEAFEKVLPTPKYETQPRRTSPAFVHAGTIQACR, from the coding sequence ATGGTTCAAAGGAAGCTTGGCATCCAAGCTGATCATGTTGCATCTGAGAAAGGATCATCTCCTTCTCAGAATCAAGATAACATGCACAACAAAGGTGCTGACTTGAAGAAAAGAATGAAAAAAACAAGATCAGCCAAGCTTTCGGGTTCCGAGAGCTTGGGATCAATACCACCTTCAAGGAAAAATGAGGTTTTACAGACTGGCAAGCCACCAACTTCTGATCATGTCAAAACCAGGGCAGCCACTCCTCTGAGGCAATCTCCTGTCAAAGCTCCAGAGGAATCACCAAATTATATGAAGTCTACAAGCTGTTTTGATGCGCGGAAAGAGCAGTCTCAGGTTAGTCCTCAAACTCCTCAGAGTGTTGTGATTAGGAAGAGTACTGTGAGTCCAATGAAATCAAACAACTCAAGGCATAGCTCAGATTCTGATTATAAAACAGTAGGAGGGCTAGCTagaacatctaatttgaaactaGTGAGGACCTTGACAAAGACTCCTAGTTTCAAACCAGCAAGAGCTTCCACAAAGAAATACTCCCCTATTGCTTTGTGTGAAGAATTTGATGTTCAGAAACCAACATGTTCTTCAACTTTGAAAGACTCGAAATTTCCAACGTACCTTGAACTTAGCAGTGGGGCGACAGAATCTGAAGGAACTTCAGCTATGAAGGTTTGCCCATACACATACTGTTCCCTTAATGGCCATCATCATGCTCCTGTGCCCCCATTAAAGAGCTTCTTAGCTGCAAAGAGGCGCGTTATGAAGGCCCAAAAGATTATGAAGCTTGGCTGTCTATCCCCTCGTAGAGCTAAGTCATCATGTCTATCCCCTCGTAGAGCAAAGTCATCATGTCTATCCCCTCGTAGAGCTAAGTCATCCCGTCTTTCCCCTCGTAGAGCCAAGTCATCGCGAGAGCCAATGATAAAGATTGAGGCAAGGCAAGTAATATTAGCCAAGATACCTCCAACTAAAAAGAAGGACTTCAGTACCAAGCCAGAGACACCACTGATGCACGAGAAGAAAACGGATCACTTTGTTAATATCTACAGCAACGATGGGGATGGTACTTCCAAGGGGAATACACCAGAGAGCCTTATAGTTAAAGCACCATGCTCTGTTGTTGAATTTGAGAATAATCCAGATCAAAGCTGTGGTAAAATTGCAATGATGAATGATATCTTGTTTTTCAATCAGAACGGTGAAGCAAGTGCAGATATTCATCCAGTTCCAGTAGTTAAAGAAGACACAAGACTTGGATGGTTGAGTACACAAAGCAACTCGGATGaagaaagccaagaaaataGTCAACATGGACAATCAGATGCTGATGCTTCTGATATGGAGTGGGAAGCAGGGTATCACTGTGAACCAGATCCTCCTAATTTGCCAGTTCTGAAAGTGAAGGCAACTGATGTCCACAATGGATCAGAGTTTGAACTAATATCAAAGCCGATTAATGATGTTGACAATAGCTTTGAAGACATGCTCGCAGAAGAAGTGGGGGTAGGATCCTATGATGAAAAAAGTGTGAGCTCTGGCGTTTGGTCTGTTGACAGTGATTCTGATATGGATGGTTTGTATACAAATATGTTTTTCGGTGAATCTTGTTTGGCTTACAGTGAACAAACTCAGGGAAGGCTTTATTTGACTACTGATGCATTAGATGATTCAACAGGTGAAGAAGATGGACTAAGTGAATTAATTGTCACTCTGGGAAAAGAAATCACATCCACACATCACACCGAAGAATTTCAGGCAGCAAGTGAAGAAAAGAAACAAGTTCCAGAATCAAGTGATGAAGCTTCTCAAGAACAGTATGTAAGTTGGTTGCTGCAGAATCACAATTGCAACTTGGTTCAGGATTTTAAGGAACAAGATCAGGATGAAACACATGATGATTACAACAAAGTTCCGAACAACATGGTGGCCTTTCAATTTGATCTTACAAGTGAAAGCAGATTCAGTAATGTTGTTTCTGATGAAAGCTTTCCGGCAAAGACTAAAAATGAAGAAGCAGGCCAGGAAGAGCATGACCAGAAGATTTCTATTGTTGAGGCCAGAGATGGAATAGAGGAAAAAGAAGTTCTTGTCACAGAGTTGCTTCATGGAATTCGAACATCTGAATCACTGAAAGACTGTGAGCAGAAACAGCCTATAGCTGATGCCAAAGATGGTATGGAAGAAAAAGAGCAACTTCCTGCAGCCAAGTCATTTATTGAAATTCAGCCTTTTGAAATACTGCAGGAATTTTCAGATCCCATCCAGGATATTATAGCTGTAAGCAGTGATCAAAGTAATCAGACTGAAGTCAGCATAAAAAGTAAAACAAACCAAACTTATGCTGAAGAACTGGCTCAAGATCAAACCGACACTTGCAAGTTTACAAGATGCAAATATTCTGAAGATCAAAAGCATTCAGGGGGTACAGGTCTCCGAGCAACTCCAAATCAAAGTCTAGAGCCTAATGCAGAAGAAGGTGAATTCAAAACTGAACCAGATACAGCAGAAACAAGCTTAATAGTAACAGACTCAACTAATACTCAAAAAAGTGATTGCATATCCAATGCAAGTAGCGAATCCAATGGCCAAGCGCTCAAGACAGTGGAAAATTCGGGATGGACCTATGGTAGCAGGAAAAGTGTTGCAGAGTTGGAGGATATCCGGGATTTCAACCCACGAGAACCAAATTACCTGCCAGTGCAGCCTGATCCTGAGTCAGAAAAGGTTGATCTCAGACATCAGATGATTGATGAAAGGAGAAATGCTGAGGAATGGATGGTAGATTATGCACTACGCCAAGCAGTCACCAAACTTGCCCCAGCGCGTAAAAGAAAAGTTTCATTGCTTGTTGAAGCTTTTGAGAAGGTCTTGCCAACACCCAAGTATGAAACCCAACCAAGACGTACTTCACCAGCATTTGTCCACGCAGGAACAATTCAAGCTTGCAGATGA